ATCTAAGGATAAAGTATTTCTTGCTGTGTCCTCTTTTTCCGGTAAAGGTCTATCTTCAGAATTTGCCAAGTCATTAAGGGCTTCGAGAGCTTCTGACGCAGATTGATATCGCTTTTTAAAATCATTCTGCACCATTTTATTCAGAATCTCACCCAAGGAGTAGCTAACCTGTGCTTGATTGCGCCATTGCAGTTCTCCATTAGTATCTCTTTGTAGCTCATGAGGGGCAATACCAGTCAAGGCTTTAATTCCAATCATCCCCACTGCATAGATATCACTACTGTATTCTGGATATCCAAAATATTGCTCAGTCGGTGCATAACCCTGAGTACCAATGCCAATGGTGGAAGTTGGCTCCTGATTATCAAATTGTTTTGTGGTGACTTCTTTGACTGCACCAAAGTCAATCAGCACCAGCTTGTTATCTGCGTATCGCCGGATAATATTGCTGGGTTTGATATCCCGATGAATAACGTTATTTTTATGGACAAATATTAATGTTTGCAGTAAGTCCCTGACAATTTCGATAACTGTGGTTTCTAAGAGGGGTTTGCCTGATGGCAGTTCCTGGCTCAAAGAATGTCCAACTATATGTTCTTGAACTAAATAAAATTCTTTATTTTCTTCAAAAAAAGCCAAAAGCTGAGGTATTTGATTATGTGTTCCCAACTTTTCTAATGTTTGTGCCTCGGAGTTAAACAAGCGTCTGGCAAGTATTAAGCTTTGGGATTTTGTGTTGGCTGGTTTTAACTGTTTGACAACACATTGCGGTTGTCCTGGGCGCTGCGTATCTTCGGCAATGTAAGTTTCGCTGAATCCGCCTGAACCTAGAACTTCAACAATTTTGTAGCGTCCGGTAAGGACTCTCCCCGATACGGCTAAATTCCTCTGCTGAAGTAGTTTTTGTAGATCATCTTGTTGGCTAATAATCTCTTGAACAATGGGAGATGTTTTATATTTTTGAAAAATGTCTACTATTTGACGTGTTCTGAGTTTTTCCCTAACTACTTCGGTTCCCAGGTATGAGAATCCACTCAGAGCGATCGCTACCATTGGTACACTAGTAGGAAACATTAACTGACCATAGATAAATAATATATAGCTGATTCCTCCCCAAATGCTAGCGAAGGCAACTCCCAAGAAAAATCTATTAATTCCACGCCTGC
This region of Nostoc sp. UHCC 0302 genomic DNA includes:
- a CDS encoding CHASE2 domain-containing serine/threonine-protein kinase; this encodes MAEEPEPTSTLAKKYFSSANRVSSKPTKTNLIVSAHQFKLMAQFGHVLTVALATGAALLSASNLGFVQLIESQGLSTFFQLRGPIMPPEDIVILAIDDQSISVPEQYYKTDPKQYTYLETLKSFPYKRAAYSKIIAKLVNAGVRAIAIDVIFDTPSSYGMSDDRQLQAVLQKYGNKVTIAALYESFATHQGTFMQLTEPQQMFRTGSVSIGSVNFPLEADGKVHRLASEFPKLLAEDDILTTKLPSFDEAVLRAAQVNYPRPKGDRIYFWGSAGTFETIPLWYVFEPENWNNYLQQGKVFKDKIVLIGATNKLSNDYYPVAATKSIERMSGVEIHANAIATLMKGKAIAEAIKSPPLRGLFVLILVGGTAFIITRSRRGINRFFLGVAFASIWGGISYILFIYGQLMFPTSVPMVAIALSGFSYLGTEVVREKLRTRQIVDIFQKYKTSPIVQEIISQQDDLQKLLQQRNLAVSGRVLTGRYKIVEVLGSGGFSETYIAEDTQRPGQPQCVVKQLKPANTKSQSLILARRLFNSEAQTLEKLGTHNQIPQLLAFFEENKEFYLVQEHIVGHSLSQELPSGKPLLETTVIEIVRDLLQTLIFVHKNNVIHRDIKPSNIIRRYADNKLVLIDFGAVKEVTTKQFDNQEPTSTIGIGTQGYAPTEQYFGYPEYSSDIYAVGMIGIKALTGIAPHELQRDTNGELQWRNQAQVSYSLGEILNKMVQNDFKKRYQSASEALEALNDLANSEDRPLPEKEDTARNTLSLDDSDTPTTPWPGAS